AAGACTCACAAGTAGGTATCTCACTAGGGCATGAGACTGACATTTCGAGCATAGAAGATAGCGCATTGGTCTCGCCTCCTTTGCTAGACAACGCGTCCTCAGTTATAGATGCTCATCATGCAAAACCGCCAGCAGGTATCGATTATCAGATAGAGCTGCCAGCAACTTTAAGCACAGCCTTGTCGACTACAGCTACTACACATAGCAATTCATCTCTACCTGACTTGAAGGATTTGGTGGGCGTATTAATAGATCTACTAGCAGAAGCCCATGATGTTCCAAGAAATGAACTAGATTGCTTGGTGCATGGAACCTCGGACATTGAGGCCATCCGCGAGGGAATTGCCGAACTAAAAAAAAAAGAGTTGCTCCTCAATTAGAGGAGAATTTATGGGATGTCGTCGGCAATGAAATAGACGCGCTACTATCAAAAATACCTGCCGAAGATGAGATCTTCATTCAAGAAGTTTTTAATGACAAGCGACGCGAAACTATAGAGTTGTTATTTTCTCTCGTAGAGCAAGAGTTAAGCAATCCTAGCAAACCCAAAAAAATCGAGATTGCCCCCTTAACCGAGGAGAGGAGACTTACTGCTACTGATTTAGAAACCGCCTTTAAAAAATACGGCACTGCCGCAATTTTAGACGAGCAGAGACAAAAGGTCGCTGCGACAGAAAAAGCGGCGATAAGATCGCCAAGAACTTTGCACGCGGAAGGTTTTTATGATGAATCTCAAATTATAGTCGCGCCTATTTGGCGCCGAATTTGTGCCCGCGCAATCGATATTTTATTTTACCTCGAGTCTGCAATAATCGTGTCCTCTATTTCATTCGTGCCAAAGCATATCACATATAAACTCCTCAACTTCGACGCGTTGACGTTTGACGACTTGATGCCGTACAGCTTTCACTATTTACTTACCGCAATAATCGTCTGGCTAGTCATCTCATCGGCGCTTACCGGGGGGCGCGGAAAAACTCTCGGCAAGGGATTAATGGGAATTGAGGTAATAAGAGAAGACGGATACCAAGTTGACTTTCCCACGGCAATCCTTCGGACTTTAGGCGAAAGCATTTCACTTCTAACTCTAGGCCTGGGCCTCCTTCCAGGGCTAGGCAAAAAACATCGCACGATACACGATAGAATGGCCCAAACAGTAGTAATATACGCTCCCATAGTCTAAAAACTGACGAGTAGATTGAACGTTCCCAGTTTATGTGTTAGCGTCACCACCTCAATTCGCTTTTCTTGAGTTCTTTTAGCTTAGACAAAAGTAAAATACGAGTAGTCGAGTAACTGCTAGCAAGCACAATGCGCCATCACACACTGATGTATTGTGCTTGCTAAGTTGGAGTTGTAAGGGCTTGCCGCGCGGCGGGCTCAAATTTGGTTTTTTTCCTATTCGCCAGCTTTGCTGGAACTAGGAAGGAAGGAGGTTTTTATGAAGAACCTCGTTAATTTTATTTTTGCGGCAGCCATGTTGTTAGTATCTTGGCTGCCAGTTTCAGTCGTTCTCGCGACCGAAACTGATACTGGTAGTTGCACTCCGGTCTACCAGTATCATACGGGAGTATATTCCGTCGCGGCCGGCAGCGACGGGTGGAAAATTAGTTTTTCGGGACTTAACCTCGACGCGCCGACGGAGGAAATGGCGGCGAGGTTAAAGGAACTGGAGGGCAGTGAGGTTTCCCTTTGGTTCCATGCAGAACAAAAAGTCGTTGTCGCTGTGCTGGAGGAAAAAACCAGCCGGAGACGGCGATTTGCGGCGGTCGGGCAGTTTGTCGGCACGCCAGATGGGGGAAAATATTTGGCGCTGATGTTTGCGCCGCCCTTACGAGAGGGAGTGATCCGGCTGAATCTCGGCTCGCTCGAGTGTTACCCACTTGACGTAATCCTGGTCGACGAGTTTGGCGACCAGGGTAATCAGGAGACAGTAAACTTGAGGGGGGATCCGTCCTACTGGGTTTCCCTCAAGTGTGACTGGGCGGACCAAAAGTTACGCCTAGTCACAAGAAACGGCGACA
The genomic region above belongs to Deltaproteobacteria bacterium and contains:
- a CDS encoding RDD family protein; this encodes MLFSLVEQELSNPSKPKKIEIAPLTEERRLTATDLETAFKKYGTAAILDEQRQKVAATEKAAIRSPRTLHAEGFYDESQIIVAPIWRRICARAIDILFYLESAIIVSSISFVPKHITYKLLNFDALTFDDLMPYSFHYLLTAIIVWLVISSALTGGRGKTLGKGLMGIEVIREDGYQVDFPTAILRTLGESISLLTLGLGLLPGLGKKHRTIHDRMAQTVVIYAPIV